The following proteins are encoded in a genomic region of Corylus avellana chromosome ca4, CavTom2PMs-1.0:
- the LOC132179080 gene encoding glutathione S-transferase U8-like, with translation MASEDTVKLLGFWASPFSRRVEWALKLKGVDYEYVEEDIFNKSSLLLELNPVHKKVPVLVHHQKVISESYVILEYIDETWKQSPLLLPQDPHERAKARFWARFGEEKLLLASSGAMWSLGEEKERLLKLAIEAMEKIEEEIKGKEFFGGESIGYLDVALGWISYWLPVWEEVGSIQILDPLTFPATTSWAKNFLNHPIIKDNLPPRQKMIPYFHERSKFFSSLPPGWIKI, from the exons ATGGCAAGCGAGGATACTGTGAAGCTTTTGGGATTTTGGGCTAGCCCATTTTCCAGGAGGGTTGAGTGGGCTCTGAAACTCAAGGGTGTTGATTACGAGTACGTGGAAGAAGACATCTTTAACAAGAGCTCTCTTCTCTTGGAGCTCAACCCAGTTCACAAAAAGGTTCCCGTCCTGGTGCACCACCAGAAAGTAATCTCTGAATCGTACGTTATTCTTGAATACATCGACGAGACATGGAAACAGAGTCCATTATTGCTGCCTCAAGATCCTCATGAAAGAGCCAAAGCCCGATTTTGGGCCAGATTTGGAGAAGAGAAG CTTTTGTTAGCTTCATCTGGTGCTATGTGGTCCCtgggagaggaaaaagaaaggttaCTGAAATTAGCAATAGAGGCCATGGAAAAGATAGAGGAAGAGATCAAAGGGAAGGAGTTTTTCGGAGGGGAGAGCATTGGGTATTTGGACGTTGCATTGGGGTGGATCTCCTACTGGCTGCCTGTTTGGGAGGAAGTTGGGTCCATTCAGATTTTGGACCCACTCACATTTCCCGCCACCACTTCATGGGCGAAGAATTTTCTGAATCACCCAATCATCAAAGACAACTTGCCACCTAGGCAGAAAATGATTCCTTATTTTCATGAACGCAGCAAATTCTTCTCCTCTCTTCCTCCTGGGTGGATTAAGATTTAG
- the LOC132179213 gene encoding 11S globulin-like, whose amino-acid sequence MAYSSLLSLSLCFFVLFHGCFAQIAQETQRQRQQQQRFQTECHIDNLNAQEPTQRFESEAGVTEYWDQNDQQFQCAGVALVRHFIQRRGLLLPSFSNAPQLIYVVQGRGFQGAVIPGCPETFQSDSSSQGRGGRRSQQRGSDQHQKVRQIREGDILALPAGMAHWIYNDGESQLVLVSLLDTSNQANQLDENPRKFYLAGNPQQEQQQGQRQRQRRGQEQGQGQGQSRGQEASQQSGGSNIFSGFDEDILADSFNVEDELARRLQSRDDQRGRIVFVQDELQLLSPQRQEQEREERRWERDDNGVEETFCTLRLQHNIADPRNADVYNPRGGRLTSLNSLKLPILRYLQLSAERGVLYNNAIMAPHYNLNSHSVIFAIRGNGRIQVVRHDGQNIFDGELREGQALTVPQNFAVIKKAGSEGFEWVAFKTNDNALRNPLAGRLSAIRAIPEDVLINSYRINREQARRLKFSRDESTMFSSESAQQRRY is encoded by the exons ATGGCTTACTCTTCTTTGCTCTCTCTGAGCCTCTGCTTTTTCGTTCTATTCCATGGCTGCTTTGCTCAGATAGCGCAAGAAACCCAACGACAGCGCCAGCAGCAGCAACGGTTCCAGACCGAATGCCACATTGACAACTTAAACGCTCAAGAACCCACGCAGAGGTTCGAGTCCGAGGCCGGTGTCACCGAATACTGGGACCAGAACGATCAACAGTTCCAGTGCGCTGGAGTGGCTCTGGTCCGCCACTTTATCCAACGTAGAGGCCTATTGTTGCCTTCATTCTCCAATGCGCCTCAGCTCATCTATGTTGTCCAAG GTAGAGGATTTCAGGGAGCTGTTATCCCAGGTTGTCCTGAGACGTTCCAATCGGATTCTTCATCGCAGGGTAGAGGAGGTCGGAGATCACAACAAAGGGGCAGCGACCAGCACCAGAAGGTTCGACAAATCCGGGAGGGTGACATCCTTGCTCTGCCGGCCGGAATGGCTCATTGGATCTATAATGACGGCGAGTCCCAGCTTGTCTTGGTCTCACTCCTCGACACCTCCAATCAGGCCAACCAGCTCGACGAGAACCCAAGG AAATTCTACCTCGCTGGGAACCCAcaacaagaacaacaacaaggccagagacagagacagagacggGGACAGGAACAGGGACAGGGACAGGGACAGAGCCGGGGCCAGGAAGCCAGCCAGCAAAGCGGCGGCAGCAACATCTTCAGTGGCTTCGACGAGGACATTCTGGCGGACTCTTTCAATGTCGAGGACGAGCTGGCGAGGAGGCTACAGAGCCGAGATGATCAGAGAGGAAGAATCGTGTTCGTTCAGGATGAGCTTCAGTTGCTGAGCCCACAACGCCAAGAACAAGAACGCGAAGAGCGACGATGGGAAAGAGACGACAATGGCGTCGAGGAAACCTTCTGCACGCTTAGGCTCCAACACAACATTGCTGACCCACGAAACGCTGACGTGTACAACCCCCGCGGCGGTCGCCTCACCAGCCTCAACAGCCTCAAGCTCCCCATCCTTCGGTACCTCCAACTCAGCGCTGAGCGAGGTGTCCTCTACAAc AATGCAATCATGGCACCACACTACAACTTGAACAGCCACAGCGTGATTTTTGCGATTAGAGGCAACGGCAGGATTCAGGTGGTGAGACACGACGGACAGAACATATTTGACGGGGAGCTCCGGGAGGGTCAGGCTCTGACGGTGCCACAGAACTTCGCTGTGATTAAGAAGGCGGGAAGTGAGGGATTCGAGTGGGTGGCTTTCAAGACCAACGACAACGCCTTGAGAAACCCACTCGCCGGAAGGCTGTCGGCCATCCGGGCAATTCCAGAGGATGTGTTAATTAACTCGTACCGCATTAACAGGGAGCAAGCAAGAAGGTTGAAGTTTAGCCGGGACGAGTCGACTATGTTTAGCTCCGAATCTGCGCAACAGAGGAGGTACTAA
- the LOC132178287 gene encoding receptor-like protein 6, which translates to MPEFNKSSPLEFLGLSGTSFSGELPGSIGNLKSLDYFGVVGCNFTGPIPSSLGNLTQLTSLQLAENRLHGEFPPGIFHLPNLRSLDVGLNKDLTGRMPDLNRSSPLKFLELSNTIFSGELPGSIGNLKSLNYFSAIECNFSGPIPSSLGNLTQLIMLELGDNGLHGSIPRSISRLVNLENLSLFSNLLSGTVEFDLFLKLKNLSWLQLSGNKISLLTKPSTNTTLPKFKILTLASCDLNEFPDFLRNQDELEVLVLSDNKIHGQIPKWMWNLSIETLWYLELGFNSLTGFNQLPVFLPWTNLHVLRLDSNKLRGSLPIPPPSIIWYSVSNNTLTGEIPQLICNLSSAFTLDLSSNYLSGLLPKCLGNMSESLSILNLHNNSFHGTIPDTFSEGNKLKMIDFSQNQLQGRLPRSLAHCTMLEALNLGHNQVNDTFPFWLGTLPELRVLILRSNGIYGAMGNCNSNFDFPNMRIIDLSYNDITGKLPSQCFQNWKAMQILDVKILMYMQANGSFKEPGNTWRVSFPYSMTFTDKGTERVYEKIVDFFIAIDLSSNRFEGDIPEVVGHLKGLQLLNLSNNFLTGPIPSSLVNLTKIEALDFAQNNLSGVIPLQLMQLTFLAFFNVSHNHLTGPIPQGNQFNTFPNSSFSDNPELCGNPLSKKCGNSKDSPPLPSTFEENQKSSSSFEFTWKVVVMGYGCGFIVGLLVGQIVITKKHDWVMKTFAIGQPTRRMVNWRGKRN; encoded by the coding sequence ATGCCAGAATTTAACAAAAGCAGCCCCCTCGAATTTCTGGGACTTTCTGGGACGAGTTTCTCTGGTGAGTTACCGGGATCAATTGGTAACCTTAAGTCCTTAGATTATTTTGGTGTTGTAGGATGCAATTTCACTGGGCCAATACCGTCTTCACTTGGTAACCTTACCCAACTAACCTCGCTACAACTAGCAGAGAATAGGTTGCATGGTGAGTTTCCCCCTGGAATTTTTCATCTACCCAATCTTCGGTCTCTTGATGTGGGATTAAACAAAGATCTCACTGGAAGGATGCCAGATTTGAATAGAAGCAGCCCCCTTAAATTTTTGGAACTTTCTAACACGATTTTTTCTGGTGAGTTACCCGGATCAATTGGTAACCTTAAGTCCTTAAATTATTTTAGTGCTATAGAATGCAATTTCTCTGGGCCAATACCGTCTTCACTTGGTAACCTTACCCAACTAATCATGCTAGAATTAGGAGATAATGGGTTGCATGGTTCAATTCCACGGTCGATATCTAGGCTTGTGAATCTTGAAAATCTGAGTCTATTTTCTAATCTCTTAAGTGGCACAGTGGAATTTGACTTGTTTCTGAAACTCAAAAACCTCTCTTGGCTCCAACTATCTGGCAACAAGATTTCATTGCTTACAAAGCCAAGTACCAACACAACTctcccaaaattcaaaattttaactcTAGCTTCCTGTGACTTGAATGAGTTTCCAGATTTTCTAAGGAACCAAGATGAGTTGGAGGTTTTGGTTCTTTCTGACAACAAAATTCACGGCCAAATTCCAAAATGGATGTGGAATTTAAGTATAGAAACTCTCTGGTATTTAGAGCTAGGTTTCAACTCTCTAACTGGTTTCAATCAACTTCCGGTTTTTCTTCCCTGGACTAATCTACATGTTTTGAGGCTTGATTCTAACAAGCTTCGAGGGTCGCTCCCAATCCCACCACCTTCTATCATTTGGTATTCAGTTTCAAACAACACATTGACCGGAGAAATCCCACAATTGATTTGCAATCTAAGTTCAGCTTTTACTCTTGATTTGTCAAGCAATTACTTGAGTGGCTTGCTTCCTAAATGTTTAGGCAACATGAGTGAATCTCTCTCAATTCTAAATCTACACAACAATAGCTTTCATGGAACTATTCCCGACACATTCTCAGAAGGAAACAAATTGAAGATGATTGATTTTAGCCAAAATCAATTACAGGGGCGTCTACCAAGATCATTGGCCCATTGTACCATGCTTGAAGCTCTTAATCTAGGACATAATCAGGTGAATGATACTTTCCCTTTTTGGTTGGGCACTCTTCCAGAGTTGAGGGTTCTTATTTTACGATCTAATGGAATTTATGGTGCAATGGGAAATTGTAATAGCAATTTTGATTTCCCAAACATGCGCATCATTGACCTTTCCTATAATGACATTACTGGTAAGTTGCCCTCTCAATGCTTCCAAAATTGGAAAGCCATGCAAATCCTTGATGTTAAGATTTTAATGTATATGCAAGCAAATGGAAGTTTCAAAGAACCGGGAAACACATGGCGAGTCTCCTTCCCTTACTCAATGACATTTACTGACAAAGGCACAGAGAGGGTATATGAAAAAATCGTAGATTTTTTCATAGCAATTGATCTCTCAAGTAACAGATTCGAAGGAGACATTCCAGAAGTTGTGGGACATCTAAAAGGACTTCAGTTGCTCAACCTTTCCAACAACTTTCTCACAGGTCCCATCCCTTCTTCCTTGGTGAACTTAACAAAGATAGAAGCATTGGACTTTGCTCAAAACAACTTGTCTGGTGTGATTCCTCTGCAACTCATGCAACTCACTTTCCTTGCATTCTTTAATGTCTCTCATAATCATCTCACAGGACCTATACCACAGGGGAATCAGTTTAACACATTTCCAAACAGTTCATTTAGTGATAATCCCGAATTATGTGGAAACCCTTTGTCAAAAAAATGTGGAAACTCAAAAGACTCACCGCCTCTACCTTCAACCTTTGAGGAGAATCaaaaatcatcatcttcatttgaGTTCACTTGGAAAGTAGTTGTGATGGGATATGGTTGTGGATTCATAGTTGGACTTCTTGTTGGGCAAATTGTGATCACAAAGAAGCATGATTGGGTTATGAAGACTTTTGCAATCGGGCAGCCAACACGAAGAATGGTGAATtggagaggaaagagaaattaa